In Planococcus citri chromosome 4, ihPlaCitr1.1, whole genome shotgun sequence, the genomic window TTGACCAAGAAATACTATAAATGCTATCGCTGTTCGGCATTTCCAAGCAATGAGACCACTGtagagcagaaaaaatttccaatgtaGGTAAGTGCTGCATTCAAGTGATTTATGacacataaaatttcaattggatttttaaaaaaaaattaaaagtggaagtgtaggtatctaattaaaacaagaaaattatGACGCTGATTTATGAAGTTGGTAATGAATTTAAATATGAAGAGCAAAAATCTCACCCCAGCTCTATCACATaatcgtaacgtattgaaagaTCCAATGGCAAATAAATCACCGCTAGGTGCCCAGTCCAAAGACGTAATTGGGTAATCATGGACAACACTAGAATACAACTGACGTCCATAAGTATCCCATACCTAAAACcgataaaaatataaatcatttttcattttcattggaaatgatttcatttttattatcattgTATTTATGTACTTTATATCTACAGTCTTCTGATCCCGAAACGATGAGATTGTTATTGCTATTCCATGATACTTTCAGAATCAACCCTTCGTGAGCTTTCcactaaaaatataaatttacagATCAACATCATCATTATGAAGCCATTTGTTACAGTGAGAAAAGTTTTTCACGAACCCGATTCGATTTCACATTTCCAGATAGGGTTTTAATAATCAACATCTTATTACTGGTGTAGAGAATTTGATTCGAGTCTGGACTCCAAGCTGCACTATAGATTGGAGTTGATTCTTGTACAACGGTGGATCGAAGCATTCCACTTTTAgaccaaatttttatttgaccATCTTCTCCgcctaaaaaaaatatcgtcaatAATTCTCATCCATACctagttgatttaaaaaaaaaaaaaaatggatttcaaaatataatagCCTATAAGACGTGTTTGTTAACCACTTAACCTGTTAGTAAACTCGATCCGTCAGAGCTCCACTTTCCAACGAGTACAGCTCCTCGATGAGCATCTGCAGTTTTTTCAGTCCtcccattttttccaataatatgaaattttccTACAGTCAAATAAAACATCAAAACTATACCTAAAAAAATCCCCAACGAAtagtaaaaataattctgaaataataCCATCAGCTGAGGTGAGTAAAATTTGTTCCACTTTCTGTCTCTTCAATCCTCCTTGATTTCTTACAAAACAATGTAAATCTATGGGGTACGCGTTTTCTGGAAAATCGTACAATTTTATCGAGTCTTTGGTGAATAGATTCCATTTCAATAGGACTCTATcatctctacaaaaaaaaaatagaaaaataattttaatcgattttcatctgATTTAGTAAAATAAACACAATAAACGTACCCGCAAGAAAATACTTCCTCTGATAAATTCCACCCTACTGCACATAACGGTTCGTTTGTATCTGATTGTTTGAAAACAGATATTTTGAATCTCATATTCTATGGTTTTGATTATCATActgtttttaaattgataatgaATTTATTACATTTCGTTCGTTCGCGTTGTCTACTTCATGATTTTCTGTTTAGTTTTCAGGTACCTCAAGAGTAGGTACGTAAAGTTACTGTTGTCATTCTCCGTTACCAATAGCAACAGACAACTGCATATTGCTATCACTGAACTGGTGTCACGGTTCAATCACTTTTAAGCTGGCCACTCGGTCATCATTGTCTgcataaaaatatttatgaaattcTAACTAGGAGTAGGAGACGTATTATTTTAAGAATGTTTCTTTTGTCGGTAAAAGtagaagataggtaggtaaaatattgaaaaaaaagagttcaaaattcaaatttgtatgAAAGTGCTGATTTGTTTTTCGCTGAGTGTTTCAAAATAGCGGGAAGGATCACGTCTTGATCTAGTGGCACAGACGTTACTATAGCAACCGAGTCATGTAACAATAAACATCCAGATTAGAAATAAcattgaatataattttttgaatgattactCGGTAAATTTAAATGCTGAAACAATCATGGTTCATTCGTCATTGCCATTTGAAGTGTTACTGTACttgaattataattattttatcgtTTTCATCATTGCGGAAGTGGTGCTATACCTTTTCAAAATTAGCCATCTGCCTTATTCAACGGACGCAATACTCATAGATggactaattttcaaattctattgcTCGATTCAACTTTGCAGGATACACGCAGGACGAAAAGGTAACTTGACAGGAAGAAACACATACATTATTGTTTCATTGTTACTCATCATTCCATCTTTAATTGGCATTTTATACATTACattaattcaactgaaagtttTGAGATTGGAAGTAATTTTATGTTGTATTGAGATTGTTATGGAAATTGCCGAACTTATATTTGTATTATTTCATTTATGCGCTAATAAAAGGAGTAAATATTAGAAAAATGTCTaccttgaaaattattaattcttATAAGAAATAAAAGTTTAAATGTTCTACTCATATACTTATGAACATTGAACAGAACACAATAAACAGGTATTATGCgcgaaacatttaaaaatttattacgaaaATACAACAAAACAACAAACGTGAGTTTTAATACcgataggtaaataaattaaGTACAAGAAAATTAATGTTAAATAGTGCAATAACATCGTAACACATACTTAagtctaaaatattgaaaaagtggCCCAATAATTTGTTTAGGGCCAACACAAAATATATATGTTTCTCTTCttaaataagtacataggtatattattcatgcaaaaattttaaaattataaaaaatgtacTTGCATATGAGAAAAGTACTTATTAAAATTCTAATCCagtgtttttgttcaaaaaagttactatttgtatttttcataaaaaaattatgaacataACTCTGTATgcttatagttttttttttttttttcaaagcagtgcaaaataaatttgttttattttaaaattcaaattttttccgtatcgatttttgaatccgctgaaaaaattaaattagaaatatGTGGCTGTCCTTCTGTATTAATGTAGATTTCACAcagaaaaattgagtttatCTTCAGTTACACAGGAAGACTTCCATAAACAGAGTTCTAAATTTATGGT contains:
- the LOC135843477 gene encoding transmembrane protein 216-like yields the protein MVHSSLPFEVLLYLNYNYFIVFIIAEVVLYLFKISHLPYSTDAILIDGLIFKFYCSIQLCRIHAGRKGNLTGRNTYIIVSLLLIIPSLIGILYITLIQLKVLRLEVILCCIEIVMEIAELIFVLFHLCANKRSKY